In Agromyces sp. 3263, a single genomic region encodes these proteins:
- a CDS encoding substrate-binding domain-containing protein, translating into MKTPSLVSTAALVGVSALLLAGCSSGGSGGESDGGDAAATRACVILPDAASSPRWENNDRPYLEDGLTAAGFETDIQNAQGDVNKYATIADQQLSKGCGVMLLVDYNGAGAAVAAKAKGEGIPVIAYDRPIEGVDYYVSFDNAEVGRLEGQSIVDGLAAAGKDPASAVVVYMGGDPTDGNAKMFHDGAVEVMEAAGIKPAAEPPGVWDGEKSATNFEQALTSLGGKVDAVWVANDTNAAGVITVLDKNGLVVPVSGQDASIAGLQNVLLGKQTATVYKPIKLEADAAIDLATKLLKGDTPTADQELEDGTPYIAVTPQLVGPDQVADVVDAGDADPAELCQGEVAAKCGEYGIE; encoded by the coding sequence ATGAAGACACCTTCATTGGTCTCTACTGCAGCGCTCGTCGGTGTCTCGGCGTTGCTGCTGGCAGGTTGTTCGAGCGGCGGCAGCGGCGGAGAGAGCGACGGGGGCGACGCGGCAGCGACGCGTGCCTGCGTCATCCTCCCCGACGCCGCGTCATCGCCGCGCTGGGAGAACAACGACCGCCCGTACCTCGAGGACGGCCTCACGGCCGCCGGCTTCGAGACGGACATCCAGAACGCGCAGGGCGATGTCAACAAGTACGCGACCATCGCCGACCAGCAGCTCAGCAAGGGCTGCGGCGTGATGCTCCTCGTCGACTACAACGGCGCAGGCGCCGCGGTGGCCGCCAAGGCGAAGGGCGAGGGCATTCCCGTCATCGCCTACGACCGCCCCATCGAGGGCGTCGACTACTACGTGTCGTTCGACAACGCGGAGGTCGGGCGGCTCGAGGGCCAGTCCATCGTCGATGGCCTCGCCGCCGCCGGCAAGGACCCGGCCAGCGCCGTCGTCGTCTACATGGGCGGCGACCCGACCGACGGCAACGCGAAGATGTTCCACGACGGAGCCGTCGAGGTCATGGAGGCAGCAGGCATCAAGCCGGCGGCCGAGCCCCCGGGCGTCTGGGACGGCGAGAAGTCGGCGACGAACTTCGAGCAGGCGCTCACCTCGCTCGGCGGCAAGGTCGACGCGGTGTGGGTGGCCAACGACACCAACGCCGCCGGCGTCATCACGGTCCTCGACAAGAACGGCCTCGTCGTTCCGGTCTCGGGCCAGGACGCCTCGATCGCGGGCCTGCAGAACGTGCTGCTCGGCAAGCAGACCGCCACGGTCTACAAGCCGATCAAGCTCGAGGCCGACGCCGCGATCGACCTGGCGACCAAGCTGCTGAAGGGCGACACTCCCACCGCCGACCAGGAGCTCGAGGACGGCACGCCCTACATCGCCGTGACGCCCCAGCTGGTCGGACCCGACCAGGTGGCCGACGTCGTCGACGCCGGCGATGCCGACCCGGCCGAGCTCTGCCAGGGCGAGGTCGCCGCCAAGTGCGGCGAGTACGGCATCGAATAA
- a CDS encoding AI-2E family transporter — MLRRKRAGVVEPPPAAEVTANAESAGPEVKIRAFRIGFVGALGVLLAILLGGILGQLGTVILYVALALFLALGLDPVVSWMQRRDIPRWLAILLVFVVVIGVFVGLIATLVPIVIEQTQIIVEDWDSIVENIKNSDLVGWLNSLVGGDAIQQAIDGAGDWFADPDNLGALTGGILAVGAGIAGGFTGATIVLILTLYFLASLASMKRYSARFVPASSRPGFRSVSEEITGSVGRYVIGQVSLASINGVLSLIFLSIIGAPAPILLAFIAFLFSLVPLVGTLTGAIIISLVCLAASPLTALVAAIYYLIYMQVEAYVLSPRIMSRAVAVPGALVVIAAVAGGTLGGVLGALVAIPVAASLIIIVEKVVFPRQDVR; from the coding sequence ATGTTGAGACGAAAGCGCGCCGGGGTGGTCGAGCCGCCGCCCGCGGCGGAAGTCACCGCCAACGCCGAGTCGGCCGGTCCCGAGGTCAAGATCCGAGCGTTCCGCATCGGCTTCGTCGGGGCGCTCGGCGTGCTGCTCGCGATCCTGCTCGGCGGCATCCTCGGCCAGCTCGGCACGGTCATCCTCTACGTGGCGCTCGCCCTCTTCCTCGCGCTCGGCCTCGACCCGGTGGTGAGCTGGATGCAGCGGCGCGACATCCCGCGCTGGCTCGCCATCCTGCTCGTCTTCGTCGTCGTCATCGGCGTGTTCGTGGGACTCATCGCGACCCTCGTGCCCATCGTGATCGAGCAGACGCAGATCATCGTGGAGGACTGGGACTCGATCGTCGAGAACATCAAGAACAGCGACCTGGTGGGCTGGCTCAACTCCCTGGTGGGCGGTGACGCCATCCAGCAGGCGATCGACGGGGCGGGCGACTGGTTCGCCGACCCCGACAACCTCGGCGCGCTCACCGGCGGCATCCTCGCCGTCGGCGCCGGCATCGCCGGCGGCTTCACCGGCGCCACGATCGTCCTCATCCTGACGCTCTACTTCCTGGCGTCCCTCGCCTCCATGAAGCGCTACTCGGCTCGGTTCGTGCCGGCCAGCTCGCGACCCGGCTTCCGTTCGGTCTCCGAGGAGATCACCGGGTCGGTGGGCCGGTACGTGATCGGCCAGGTGTCGCTCGCGTCCATCAACGGCGTGCTGAGCCTCATCTTCCTGTCGATCATCGGCGCCCCGGCGCCCATCCTGCTGGCCTTCATCGCCTTCCTGTTCTCGCTCGTGCCGCTCGTCGGCACGCTCACGGGCGCGATCATCATCTCGCTCGTGTGCCTGGCCGCCTCGCCGCTCACCGCGCTCGTCGCGGCGATCTACTACCTGATCTACATGCAGGTCGAGGCCTACGTGCTGAGCCCCCGCATCATGAGCCGTGCCGTCGCGGTGCCCGGTGCGCTCGTCGTGATCGCCGCCGTCGCGGGCGGCACACTCGGCGGCGTGCTCGGCGCGCTCGTCGCGATCCCGGTCGCCGCCTCGCTCATCATCATCGTGGAGAAGGTCGTGTTCCCCCGGCAGGACGTGCGCTAG
- a CDS encoding ABC transporter ATP-binding protein produces MTGQTLSQIERAIDGRHPLRSVFRLLDLHRSRVLTAVGFFALKDTPLWLLPVVTAGIIDVVVDGGPMSTLWLWAGVALVALLQNYPNHVMYTRLFMGAVRSIGADLRNALASRLQSLSIGFHSRANSAVVQTKVVRDVENVEVMLQQTTHPLLSATMVLLGAIVMTAINVPAFLPVYALAIPLAVLLRAILNRRSAARNETFRREVEQFSARVGEMATLMPITRAHGLEQTAVTRVARGAEGVRSAGFQLDLLNGRFASLSWVSLQLLGVGCLVLAAWISITGLIPITPGQVVLLSSYFALLTGAATNLLMLLPVIARGTESIRSIAEVVQEPDLEFNEGKRAVREVRGELGLEHVEYRYDLGIPPALDDVMLDIRAGETVAVVGSSGSGKSTLLNLVLGFLRPTRGRVLLDGVDMEELDLRTFRRFVSVVPQESVLFEGTIRENIVYGLGDVSDERVLAALRDANALEIVEAQPDGWNTVVGERGARLSGGQRQRLSIARALVRDPRVLLLDEATSALDPESEAKIKGALEHLMRGRTTLVVAHRLSTIRGADRIVVLERGRVVEVGSHAELLAAGGRYAELDRVQSA; encoded by the coding sequence ATGACCGGGCAAACGCTTTCCCAGATCGAGCGGGCCATCGACGGGCGACATCCGCTCCGCTCGGTGTTCCGCCTCCTCGACCTCCATCGCAGCCGTGTCCTCACGGCGGTCGGCTTCTTCGCGCTCAAGGACACGCCCCTCTGGCTGCTGCCCGTGGTGACGGCGGGCATCATCGACGTCGTCGTCGACGGCGGCCCCATGTCCACCCTCTGGCTCTGGGCGGGCGTCGCCCTCGTCGCGCTCCTGCAGAACTACCCGAACCACGTCATGTACACGCGGCTCTTCATGGGCGCCGTGCGGTCGATCGGCGCCGACCTGCGCAACGCCCTCGCCTCCCGGCTGCAGTCGCTGTCGATCGGCTTCCACTCCCGCGCGAACTCCGCCGTCGTGCAGACCAAGGTCGTGCGCGACGTCGAGAACGTCGAGGTCATGCTGCAGCAGACGACGCATCCGCTGCTCTCGGCGACCATGGTGCTGCTCGGTGCCATCGTGATGACGGCCATCAACGTGCCCGCGTTCCTTCCGGTCTACGCGCTCGCGATCCCGCTCGCCGTGCTGCTGCGCGCCATCCTGAACCGGCGCAGCGCCGCCCGCAACGAGACCTTCCGCCGCGAGGTCGAGCAGTTCTCGGCTCGAGTGGGCGAGATGGCGACGCTCATGCCCATCACCCGCGCGCACGGGCTCGAGCAGACCGCCGTCACGCGAGTCGCCCGCGGCGCCGAGGGCGTGCGCAGCGCCGGCTTCCAGCTCGACCTGCTCAACGGCCGCTTCGCGTCGCTGTCGTGGGTCAGCCTGCAACTGCTGGGCGTCGGATGCCTCGTGCTCGCCGCCTGGATCTCGATCACCGGGCTCATCCCCATCACCCCCGGCCAGGTGGTGCTGCTGAGCTCGTACTTCGCCCTGCTCACCGGCGCGGCGACGAACCTCCTCATGCTGCTGCCCGTGATCGCCCGCGGCACCGAGTCGATCCGGTCGATCGCCGAGGTCGTGCAGGAGCCCGACCTCGAGTTCAACGAGGGCAAGCGCGCGGTGCGAGAAGTGCGCGGCGAACTCGGCCTCGAGCACGTCGAGTACCGCTACGACCTCGGCATCCCCCCGGCGCTCGACGACGTGATGCTCGACATCCGCGCGGGCGAGACCGTCGCGGTCGTCGGCTCGTCGGGATCGGGCAAGTCGACCCTGCTCAACCTCGTGCTCGGCTTCCTCCGTCCCACGCGCGGCCGGGTGCTGCTCGACGGCGTGGACATGGAGGAGCTCGACCTCCGCACATTCCGCCGGTTCGTGTCGGTCGTGCCGCAGGAGTCGGTGCTGTTCGAGGGCACCATCCGCGAGAACATCGTCTACGGGCTCGGCGACGTGAGCGACGAGCGCGTGCTGGCCGCGCTGCGCGACGCGAACGCCCTCGAGATCGTCGAGGCGCAACCCGACGGATGGAACACGGTCGTCGGCGAACGCGGCGCCCGGCTCTCGGGCGGGCAGCGGCAGCGGCTCTCGATCGCGCGGGCGCTCGTGCGCGACCCGCGCGTGCTGCTGCTCGACGAGGCGACGAGCGCCCTCGACCCCGAGTCGGAGGCGAAGATCAAGGGCGCCCTCGAGCACCTGATGCGGGGTCGAACGACCCTCGTGGTCGCGCACCGGCTCTCCACCATCCGCGGCGCCGACCGCATCGTGGTGCTCGAGCGCGGCCGCGTCGTCGAGGTGGGATCGCACGCCGAGCTGCTCGCCGCGGGCGGGCGCTACGCGGAGCTCGACCGGGTGCAGTCGGCCTGA
- a CDS encoding ATP-binding cassette domain-containing protein, translated as MEDVPIIELSGVVKSFGPVSVLKGVDLKAYPGKVTALVGDNGAGKSTLIKGLAGVQPYDAGSVKFEGQEVALHTPREASRLGIEVVYQDLALCENLDIVQNMFLGREETEFGTFDEGRMERQASDTLRSLSVRTVKSVRQKVSSLSGGQRQTVAIARAVLKKARVVILDEPTAALGVAQTEQVLNLVKRLAEQGVAVIIISHNLVDVFAVADHINVLYLGQMVASLETSQTTSDDVVGYITGTKTPAGASA; from the coding sequence ATGGAAGACGTGCCCATCATCGAGCTGAGCGGAGTCGTCAAGAGCTTCGGCCCCGTCAGCGTGCTCAAGGGCGTGGATCTCAAGGCCTACCCCGGCAAGGTCACCGCGCTCGTCGGCGACAACGGGGCGGGCAAGTCCACCCTCATCAAGGGCCTGGCGGGCGTGCAGCCCTACGATGCCGGCAGCGTGAAGTTCGAGGGGCAGGAGGTCGCCCTGCACACGCCCCGCGAGGCCTCCCGGCTCGGCATCGAGGTCGTCTACCAGGATCTCGCCCTCTGCGAGAACCTCGACATCGTGCAGAACATGTTCCTCGGCCGCGAGGAGACCGAGTTCGGCACCTTCGACGAGGGCCGCATGGAACGGCAGGCGTCCGACACCCTCCGCTCGCTCTCGGTGCGCACGGTGAAGTCGGTGCGGCAGAAGGTGTCCTCCCTCTCGGGCGGCCAGCGCCAGACCGTGGCCATCGCCCGGGCGGTGCTGAAGAAGGCGCGCGTCGTCATCCTCGACGAGCCCACCGCGGCCCTCGGCGTCGCCCAGACCGAGCAGGTGCTGAACCTCGTGAAGCGCCTCGCCGAGCAGGGCGTCGCGGTCATCATCATCAGCCACAACCTCGTCGACGTGTTCGCCGTGGCCGACCACATCAACGTGCTCTACCTCGGGCAGATGGTCGCCTCCCTCGAGACGAGCCAGACCACGAGCGACGACGTCGTCGGCTACATCACCGGCACCAAGACCCCCGCAGGAGCCTCCGCATGA
- a CDS encoding serine/threonine-protein kinase, translated as MTDPTLADTAAAPDHSRQRYDFREHLGSGGMADVYRARDTELGRDVAVKVFRATDDTVADLQRREREIRLLSRLNHPGLVDIHDAGTLLHEGAARRYVVMEYIEGRSLAHRLARGPMTQRQVADVGAQIADALSYVHGHSIVHRDVKPENILVADVPTLGYTLMAKLADFGVAQFIDGSRLTSDGAIMGTAAYISPEQARGEEIGTSSDVYSLGLVLLEALRGEREYTGSAIEAALARLHRPPHIPEYLPEQWQSLLAAMTSTDPAVRPTAHDVAASMRDIIRGMIITGRGKHESRRARPSRTRSVARVPEGTAARGRGAVVAGAAILGLAAAVTVVVGIVAGVVAF; from the coding sequence ATGACCGACCCCACCCTCGCGGACACCGCCGCCGCGCCCGACCACTCCCGACAACGCTACGACTTCCGCGAGCACCTCGGCTCGGGCGGCATGGCCGACGTCTACCGTGCCCGCGACACCGAGCTCGGCCGCGACGTCGCGGTCAAGGTGTTCCGGGCGACCGACGACACGGTCGCCGACCTGCAACGCCGGGAGCGCGAGATCCGGCTGCTCAGCCGCCTGAACCATCCCGGCCTGGTCGACATCCACGACGCCGGCACCCTCCTCCACGAGGGCGCCGCGCGCCGCTACGTCGTGATGGAGTACATCGAGGGGCGCTCGCTTGCGCACCGCCTCGCACGAGGGCCCATGACCCAGCGCCAGGTCGCCGACGTCGGCGCCCAGATCGCCGATGCGCTGAGCTACGTGCACGGGCACTCCATCGTGCATCGCGACGTGAAGCCCGAGAACATCCTCGTCGCCGACGTTCCGACGCTCGGCTACACGCTCATGGCGAAGCTCGCCGACTTCGGCGTCGCGCAGTTCATCGACGGGTCCCGCCTCACGAGCGACGGCGCCATCATGGGCACCGCGGCCTACATCTCACCCGAGCAGGCGCGGGGCGAGGAGATCGGCACGTCGAGCGACGTCTATTCGCTGGGCCTCGTGCTCCTCGAGGCGCTGCGCGGCGAGCGGGAGTACACCGGCAGTGCCATCGAGGCCGCCCTCGCCAGGCTGCACCGCCCGCCGCACATCCCCGAGTACCTGCCCGAGCAGTGGCAGTCGCTCCTCGCCGCGATGACCTCGACCGATCCGGCCGTGCGGCCCACCGCGCACGACGTGGCCGCGAGCATGCGCGACATCATCCGCGGCATGATCATCACCGGGCGCGGGAAGCACGAGAGCCGTCGAGCCCGTCCCTCCCGCACGCGCAGCGTCGCACGAGTGCCCGAGGGCACCGCGGCACGTGGCCGCGGCGCCGTCGTCGCCGGCGCCGCGATCCTCGGCCTCGCCGCCGCGGTGACCGTCGTCGTGGGGATCGTCGCCGGTGTCGTCGCGTTCTGA
- a CDS encoding ABC transporter permease subunit produces MSTQKTTPTADDPVAEAPATFVAADLIGSGQEGGIGDQVRAWFQRVRSGEMGALPAIGGFIVLSIMFSILSPFFLTERNFANLMTQAATLVMLGMALVFVILLGEIDLSAGVTAGVTMCIFIVLVNVQGINWIVALAIAFLAGIAIGTFIGFFVARVGIPSFVVTLGLFLGLQGFELIIIGSGGLYRVQVPEILAIQNSNLPTWAGWVMLVVIVAVSAATSFWDRSRRNRAGVPNRAISLVWIKLGVIAVLGGVVVYILNQDRGQSLRAVQGVPIVVPIVLVILWIGTFVLDRTKYGRYIYAIGGNAEAARRSGVKVMMIRWTAFIVCSTLSVVAGLFSISKVGSVDAAAGRDLVLSGVAAAVVGGVSLFGGRGRLMHAAIGALVIAVITNGLGLLNLPAGVNYAVTGGVLILAATVDAVSRTRAGGSLVRT; encoded by the coding sequence ATGAGCACGCAGAAGACGACGCCGACGGCCGACGACCCCGTCGCCGAGGCCCCGGCGACCTTCGTCGCGGCCGACCTCATCGGCAGCGGCCAGGAGGGCGGCATCGGCGATCAGGTGCGGGCCTGGTTCCAGCGGGTGCGCAGCGGCGAGATGGGCGCCCTGCCCGCCATCGGCGGGTTCATCGTGCTCAGCATCATGTTCTCGATCCTCAGCCCGTTCTTCCTGACCGAGCGAAACTTCGCGAACCTCATGACGCAGGCCGCCACGCTCGTCATGCTCGGCATGGCGCTGGTCTTCGTCATCCTGCTCGGCGAGATCGACCTGTCGGCCGGCGTCACCGCCGGCGTCACGATGTGCATCTTCATCGTGCTGGTCAACGTGCAGGGCATCAACTGGATCGTCGCGCTCGCGATCGCGTTCTTGGCCGGCATCGCGATCGGCACGTTCATCGGGTTCTTCGTCGCCAGGGTGGGCATCCCGTCGTTCGTCGTGACACTGGGCCTCTTCCTCGGCCTCCAGGGCTTCGAGCTCATCATCATCGGCTCCGGCGGCCTCTATCGCGTGCAGGTGCCCGAGATCCTCGCCATCCAGAACAGCAACCTGCCGACCTGGGCCGGGTGGGTCATGCTCGTCGTGATCGTCGCCGTCTCGGCCGCGACGTCGTTCTGGGACCGGTCGCGTCGCAACCGCGCCGGGGTGCCGAACCGCGCCATCTCGCTCGTCTGGATCAAGCTCGGCGTCATCGCCGTGCTGGGCGGCGTGGTCGTGTACATCCTCAACCAGGACCGCGGCCAGTCGCTCCGTGCCGTGCAGGGCGTGCCCATCGTCGTGCCGATCGTGCTCGTCATCCTGTGGATCGGCACGTTCGTGCTCGACCGCACCAAGTACGGTCGCTACATCTACGCGATCGGCGGCAACGCCGAGGCGGCCCGCCGCTCGGGCGTGAAGGTGATGATGATCCGCTGGACGGCGTTCATCGTCTGCTCCACCCTCTCGGTCGTCGCCGGACTCTTCTCGATCAGCAAGGTCGGGTCGGTGGATGCCGCAGCGGGCCGCGATCTCGTGCTGAGCGGCGTCGCGGCGGCCGTCGTCGGCGGCGTGAGCCTCTTCGGCGGTCGCGGCCGGCTCATGCATGCCGCGATCGGTGCCCTGGTCATCGCCGTCATCACGAACGGCCTGGGCCTGCTCAACCTGCCGGCCGGCGTGAACTACGCGGTCACCGGCGGCGTGCTGATCCTCGCGGCCACGGTCGACGCCGTCTCGCGCACGCGGGCGGGCGGGTCGCTCGTCCGAACCTGA
- a CDS encoding MDR family MFS transporter, translated as MLSTGLVAIEATILATAVPSIVADLGGFTQFPWLFSVFLLAQAVSVPVYSKLADTVGRKPIILIGIGFFLIGSILCGVAWDMTSLIVFRAVQGLGAGAVLPVSITITGDIYTVRERARVQGYIASVWAASSVIGPSLGGLFAEFLTWRWIFFVNIPLCLIAALMLVRNYHENVERQRHRIDVAGAVVLTVALTLLILAVLEGGQAWAWNSWQSIGAFALGLVLIVVFVLIERRAAEPVLPLWVFSRRLILTTSLISFGVGAALIGLTSYVPTFLEMTAGATPIVSGLAVAALTLGWPISASQSGRIFLRIGFRSTAFIGLGIAVLGAIGLFAASLVPNVWTTAIACFVVGLGLGLVASPTLIAAQSSVPWTERGVVTGANMFLRSMGSAVGVAIFGAIANGVIASTGLGEHSPVAIHAASTAVFFAVIVAAVATIAGAAAMPSAHVDDIEHRPAEPAAAPAAAREVAPEGAAEAGHPVGEVEQAVAPERKPR; from the coding sequence ATGCTATCGACGGGACTCGTCGCCATCGAGGCCACGATCCTCGCCACGGCCGTGCCGTCGATCGTCGCCGACCTCGGCGGCTTCACGCAGTTCCCCTGGCTGTTCTCGGTCTTCCTGCTCGCCCAGGCGGTGTCGGTGCCCGTCTACTCGAAGCTCGCCGACACGGTCGGCCGCAAGCCGATCATCCTCATCGGCATCGGCTTCTTCCTCATCGGGTCGATCCTCTGCGGCGTGGCCTGGGACATGACCTCGCTCATCGTGTTCCGCGCGGTGCAGGGCCTCGGCGCCGGCGCCGTGCTGCCCGTGTCGATCACGATCACGGGCGACATCTACACGGTGCGCGAGCGGGCGCGGGTGCAGGGCTACATCGCGAGCGTGTGGGCCGCGTCATCCGTCATCGGGCCCTCGCTCGGCGGCCTGTTCGCCGAGTTCCTCACCTGGCGGTGGATCTTCTTCGTGAACATCCCGCTGTGCCTCATCGCCGCGCTGATGCTGGTGCGCAACTACCACGAGAACGTGGAGCGGCAGAGGCACCGCATCGACGTCGCCGGCGCCGTGGTGCTCACCGTCGCCCTGACGCTGCTCATCCTCGCCGTGCTCGAGGGCGGACAGGCGTGGGCGTGGAACTCGTGGCAGAGCATCGGGGCGTTCGCCCTCGGCCTCGTGCTCATCGTGGTCTTCGTGCTCATCGAGCGGCGGGCGGCCGAGCCCGTGCTGCCGCTCTGGGTGTTCTCCCGGCGCCTCATCCTCACGACGTCGCTCATCTCGTTCGGCGTGGGCGCGGCCCTCATCGGCCTCACGTCGTACGTGCCGACGTTCCTGGAGATGACGGCCGGTGCGACCCCGATCGTGTCGGGTCTCGCGGTCGCGGCGCTCACCCTGGGCTGGCCGATCTCGGCGTCGCAGTCGGGCCGCATCTTCCTGCGCATCGGATTCCGCAGCACGGCGTTCATCGGCCTCGGCATCGCGGTGCTCGGGGCGATCGGGCTCTTCGCGGCGTCGCTCGTGCCGAACGTGTGGACGACGGCGATCGCCTGCTTCGTCGTGGGGCTCGGCCTCGGCCTCGTCGCCTCGCCCACGCTCATCGCGGCCCAGTCGTCGGTGCCGTGGACCGAGCGCGGCGTGGTGACCGGCGCGAACATGTTCCTGCGCTCGATGGGCAGCGCCGTCGGCGTGGCGATCTTCGGCGCGATCGCGAACGGCGTCATCGCGAGCACGGGCCTCGGCGAGCACTCCCCCGTCGCCATCCACGCGGCCTCCACGGCGGTGTTCTTCGCGGTCATCGTCGCGGCGGTGGCCACGATCGCCGGCGCGGCCGCCATGCCGAGCGCGCACGTCGACGACATCGAGCACCGTCCGGCCGAGCCGGCGGCCGCGCCGGCGGCCGCGCGGGAGGTCGCGCCGGAGGGCGCGGCGGAGGCCGGGCACCCCGTCGGCGAGGTCGAGCAGGCGGTCGCGCCGGAGCGCAAGCCGCGCTAG
- a CDS encoding GNAT family N-acetyltransferase encodes MSFDPRSIPVDPSATAALARNGLEYRLLDPADQPAMRAWAEAETRGFHHPRPREIDLDHDVAVAGERRVHGVYDRTAAHPEVPVATVDGWPTGLSVPGGRSVDAWAVSAVTVSPTHRRRGIARALMEGELANARNAGAALAMLTATEATIYGRYGYAPAARAATITVDRRRTHWIGPDAPGRVHFVDPTSLREVAPGIARRAVARTPGEIDRWPGIIDRALGLVNPDGDRARALRTVRYDDEHGQPQGFASFRVTREPDEPGVLEFDFLSAATDDAERALWRFLVEQDFVTAVRGRLRSVDEPLPWLLEDPRAVTISDVGDHLWVRVLDPVDALSARRYGLPGSLELRVADPLGHARGRFRLTVDDRGRAEVERLDEGAAAASGPSLQLGVQELGAVYLGGVRPSVLSRAGRIVETAPRSLAFADRLFEAERTPHLSIWF; translated from the coding sequence ATGTCCTTCGATCCCCGCAGCATCCCGGTCGATCCCTCCGCAACGGCCGCGCTGGCAAGGAACGGACTCGAATACCGCCTGCTCGACCCGGCCGACCAGCCCGCCATGCGAGCCTGGGCCGAGGCCGAGACCCGGGGATTCCACCACCCGCGGCCGCGGGAGATCGACCTCGACCACGACGTCGCCGTCGCCGGCGAGCGCCGGGTGCACGGCGTCTACGACCGCACCGCGGCGCACCCCGAGGTGCCCGTCGCCACGGTCGACGGCTGGCCCACCGGGCTCAGCGTGCCGGGCGGGCGCAGCGTCGACGCCTGGGCCGTCAGCGCCGTCACGGTGTCGCCGACGCACCGCCGTCGCGGCATCGCCCGGGCCCTCATGGAGGGCGAGCTCGCGAACGCCCGCAACGCCGGGGCCGCCCTCGCCATGCTCACGGCGACCGAGGCCACCATCTACGGCCGCTACGGCTACGCCCCCGCGGCCAGGGCCGCCACGATCACCGTCGACCGACGCCGCACCCACTGGATCGGGCCCGACGCCCCGGGGCGGGTGCACTTCGTCGACCCCACCTCGCTGCGTGAGGTCGCGCCGGGCATCGCGCGCCGCGCCGTCGCCCGCACTCCGGGCGAGATCGACCGGTGGCCGGGCATCATCGACCGGGCGCTCGGACTCGTGAACCCCGACGGCGATCGGGCGCGCGCCCTCCGCACGGTGCGCTACGACGACGAGCACGGACAGCCGCAGGGCTTCGCGAGCTTCCGGGTCACGCGCGAGCCCGACGAGCCCGGCGTGCTCGAGTTCGACTTCCTCTCGGCCGCGACGGACGACGCCGAGCGCGCGCTCTGGCGCTTCCTCGTCGAACAGGACTTCGTCACCGCCGTGCGCGGCCGCCTGCGGTCGGTCGACGAGCCGCTGCCGTGGCTGCTCGAGGACCCGCGCGCGGTGACCATCAGCGACGTCGGCGACCACCTCTGGGTGCGAGTGCTGGATCCGGTCGACGCCCTTTCCGCGCGCCGGTACGGACTCCCCGGCTCGCTCGAGCTCCGCGTGGCCGATCCGCTCGGCCACGCGCGCGGGCGCTTCCGGCTCACCGTCGACGACCGCGGTCGCGCCGAGGTCGAGCGCCTCGACGAGGGCGCCGCCGCGGCATCCGGCCCCTCGCTGCAGCTCGGGGTGCAGGAGCTCGGCGCCGTCTACCTCGGCGGTGTCCGTCCCTCGGTGCTCTCGCGAGCGGGACGCATCGTCGAGACGGCTCCGCGGTCGCTCGCCTTCGCCGACCGGCTGTTCGAGGCCGAGCGCACCCCGCACCTCAGCATCTGGTTCTGA